A single Pedobacter sp. PACM 27299 DNA region contains:
- a CDS encoding alpha-galactosidase, giving the protein MLKRYLYPTFLLLMTYQTSIAQQQIAIETKHNSLILSTDASNALISTYLGKRIANKEEYSIIPTLDKYTPGSDDLYNKREAYIASGSINLLEPALSVTHADGNKSTVLTFQRVKVTELDKNRKLTAVVLKDPKYNFEVTLNYLAYYEEDVIEQWSEIRHQEKAAVVLNKYASANLSLSGKKFYLKNQYSSAMREMRSEEQQLLHGLRTLDSKLGTRTNLLHSSSFMISIDGPSAEDTGNIIAGSLAWTGNFKLDFETFDDYYLRVTAGINNFSSDYTLKPGENFITPRFVYTYSSKGTGLASRNLQNWARKYQLREGQGERSTLLNNWETTYFDFNDEKLNNLVQDTKKLGVDVFLLDDGWFGNKYPRNGPAAGLGDWEFNKQKLKNGISAIGQEATANGVKFGIWLEPEMVNPKSELYEQHPDWIIRQPERKEYYMRNQLVLDLTNKKVQDFIFKVVDETFSQVPDLAFIKWDCNSLIYNANSPTLKNQDHFYIEYVRGLNSVLERIRKKYPKVPMMLCAGGGSRVDYAALQYFTEFWPSDNTNPFDRIFIQWEYSYYFPSIAVDNHVTDMGRQPIKFKTDVAMMGKLGYDVKVHELSEKDLAFTQNAIKTYNGFKDIVWHGQQYRLQDPYQNDVASISYVNEAKDQAVVFSYYMATRNATKQALPIALKGLDASKRYKIEEINLYPGSISPIDSAKVYSGDFLMNIGLNPEVSDRRTSVVLKITAV; this is encoded by the coding sequence ATGCTCAAAAGATATCTTTACCCAACCTTTCTTCTCCTGATGACTTACCAAACCAGTATCGCCCAGCAGCAAATTGCCATCGAAACGAAGCACAATTCGTTGATACTTTCTACAGATGCCAGCAATGCTTTAATCTCAACTTACCTTGGCAAACGGATCGCCAACAAAGAGGAATATTCGATCATCCCTACCCTGGATAAATATACTCCTGGGTCAGACGACCTGTACAATAAACGGGAAGCTTACATCGCCTCTGGCTCCATTAATTTATTAGAACCCGCCTTGAGTGTTACTCATGCCGATGGTAATAAGTCTACGGTATTGACCTTTCAGCGCGTGAAGGTTACGGAGCTGGATAAAAACAGAAAGCTGACAGCTGTGGTGCTGAAAGATCCCAAATACAATTTTGAGGTCACCTTAAATTACCTGGCCTATTATGAGGAAGATGTGATCGAGCAATGGTCGGAAATCCGACACCAGGAAAAAGCAGCTGTAGTATTAAACAAATATGCTTCCGCAAACCTGAGTTTAAGCGGGAAGAAGTTTTACCTGAAAAATCAATACAGCAGTGCGATGCGGGAAATGAGGTCTGAAGAACAGCAATTATTGCATGGACTTAGAACCCTCGATTCGAAATTAGGTACACGTACCAACCTTTTACACTCCTCCTCTTTTATGATTTCCATTGATGGCCCTTCTGCGGAGGATACGGGGAATATCATTGCAGGATCCTTAGCATGGACGGGAAACTTCAAGTTAGATTTTGAAACCTTTGATGATTATTATCTGAGGGTTACCGCAGGAATCAACAACTTTTCTTCTGATTACACGCTAAAGCCAGGGGAGAATTTTATCACCCCACGCTTTGTCTATACCTATTCCAGCAAAGGAACCGGATTGGCCAGCAGAAACCTGCAAAACTGGGCAAGAAAATATCAGTTAAGGGAAGGACAAGGAGAAAGATCCACCCTGTTAAACAACTGGGAGACCACGTATTTTGACTTCAACGACGAGAAATTAAATAACTTGGTACAGGACACAAAAAAACTCGGGGTAGATGTCTTTTTACTGGACGACGGCTGGTTTGGTAACAAATACCCCAGAAATGGCCCGGCAGCAGGATTAGGCGATTGGGAGTTCAACAAGCAAAAATTAAAGAATGGGATTAGTGCCATCGGTCAGGAAGCTACAGCAAATGGTGTGAAATTTGGCATTTGGCTGGAACCTGAAATGGTGAATCCTAAAAGCGAATTGTATGAACAGCATCCGGATTGGATCATCAGGCAGCCGGAAAGGAAAGAATACTATATGCGAAACCAATTGGTACTGGACCTGACCAATAAAAAGGTACAGGACTTTATCTTTAAAGTGGTGGATGAGACCTTTTCCCAGGTTCCAGATCTGGCCTTCATCAAATGGGACTGCAATTCACTGATTTATAACGCTAATTCTCCTACTTTAAAAAACCAGGATCATTTTTACATTGAGTATGTGCGCGGATTAAACAGCGTACTGGAAAGAATAAGAAAGAAATATCCGAAAGTACCGATGATGTTATGTGCTGGTGGTGGTTCCAGAGTGGATTATGCTGCGCTTCAATATTTCACAGAATTTTGGCCTAGCGACAATACCAATCCTTTCGACAGGATCTTTATCCAGTGGGAATACTCTTATTATTTCCCTTCCATTGCCGTAGATAATCACGTAACGGATATGGGCAGACAACCCATTAAATTTAAGACCGATGTGGCCATGATGGGGAAGCTTGGCTATGATGTAAAGGTTCATGAACTTTCTGAAAAAGACCTTGCATTTACCCAAAATGCCATAAAAACCTACAATGGTTTTAAAGATATCGTATGGCACGGTCAGCAGTACAGGCTGCAGGACCCTTATCAAAATGATGTGGCTTCCATTTCTTATGTAAATGAGGCCAAGGATCAAGCGGTAGTATTCAGCTATTATATGGCCACCAGAAATGCAACCAAACAAGCGCTTCCTATTGCCTTAAAAGGTTTGGATGCCAGCAAACGCTACAAAATAGAAGAAATCAATCTTTATCCGGGCAGCATATCGCCGATAGATTCAGCGAAGGTTTATTCAGGTGATTTTCTAATGAACATTGGGTTAAATCCGGAAGTTAGTGACAGAAGAACAAGTGTTGTACTTAAAATCACTGCGGTTTAA
- a CDS encoding gluconate 2-dehydrogenase subunit 3 family protein, protein MDRRELLKMIALLTGGAMIGADVLLTGCSPKKGAKQTLFTKQDQDFLDEVADTILPDTAKSPGAKAAKVGAFMTVIVEDCYEEKDQKVFKEGIIQLDAACKKMHGTDFLKASSPQRLSLLLALDKAAKVHQANKGDLPSHYFTMMKQLAFFGYFTSEIGATKAMRYVAAPGRFEGSVPYKKGDKSWA, encoded by the coding sequence ATGGATAGAAGAGAACTTTTGAAAATGATCGCTCTGCTCACGGGTGGGGCGATGATTGGCGCTGATGTACTGCTGACTGGCTGCAGCCCTAAAAAAGGAGCAAAGCAGACCTTATTTACGAAGCAGGATCAGGATTTTTTAGACGAAGTAGCCGATACAATATTGCCAGATACAGCCAAAAGCCCAGGTGCAAAAGCGGCAAAAGTTGGCGCATTCATGACCGTGATTGTGGAGGATTGTTATGAAGAAAAAGATCAGAAAGTCTTTAAGGAAGGAATCATACAGTTGGATGCAGCCTGTAAAAAAATGCATGGTACCGATTTTCTAAAAGCAAGCTCCCCTCAGCGCTTGTCCCTGCTGCTCGCATTGGATAAAGCAGCAAAAGTCCATCAGGCGAACAAGGGAGATTTGCCATCTCATTATTTTACCATGATGAAGCAGCTGGCCTTTTTCGGATATTTTACTTCTGAAATAGGCGCAACAAAAGCCATGCGTTATGTGGCTGCGCCTGGGCGATTTGAAGGGAGTGTTCCCTATAAAAAAGGAGACAAATCCTGGGCCTAA
- a CDS encoding winged helix-turn-helix domain-containing protein, with amino-acid sequence MTTIFEKIQDLESIPSYSKHEQFVQGIINAIDERIIAQGAALPSINVLIKELGFARETIMKGYRELISRGIVEAKNRQGYFVANDDTEQTLKVALLMYLIDSFQEQFYRNFRNELGPNVHIDVFFHHGNITMFETMLHMIKGKYGVYVVSPIPHPKTKHLLELLPINKFIMFDRYEPMKGDFNYVSQEFEQSTYKILSALAETIKTFDELIFFHVPGSLDPVEIIKSFKRFTKDFNINTRILNEYEPGSVEKGKVYFTLDNSEIWKIMKDCELKQLQPGIDIGILSHNDEVVKEIIGGGITTYSADFSLMGRRVAQAILKKEKVQEIIPTVLIRRKSL; translated from the coding sequence ATGACCACCATCTTTGAAAAAATACAAGACCTGGAAAGTATCCCATCCTACTCCAAGCACGAGCAATTTGTGCAGGGCATCATCAATGCAATTGATGAAAGGATCATCGCACAAGGAGCGGCACTGCCTTCGATTAATGTGCTGATCAAGGAATTGGGCTTTGCCAGGGAAACGATTATGAAAGGCTATCGGGAATTGATCAGCCGCGGCATTGTGGAGGCTAAAAACAGGCAGGGTTATTTTGTGGCGAATGACGATACGGAGCAGACTTTAAAAGTGGCTTTACTGATGTACCTCATCGATTCTTTTCAGGAACAGTTTTATAGAAACTTCCGAAATGAACTGGGCCCAAACGTCCATATCGATGTGTTTTTCCATCATGGCAACATTACCATGTTTGAAACCATGCTCCACATGATTAAAGGCAAATATGGCGTGTATGTGGTTTCACCGATCCCGCACCCAAAAACAAAACATTTACTAGAGTTGCTGCCCATCAACAAATTCATCATGTTCGACCGCTATGAACCGATGAAGGGCGATTTTAACTACGTCAGTCAGGAGTTTGAGCAGTCTACCTATAAAATACTTTCAGCGCTGGCAGAAACGATAAAAACCTTTGATGAGCTGATCTTTTTCCATGTACCCGGTTCGTTGGATCCGGTGGAGATCATTAAATCTTTCAAAAGATTCACCAAAGACTTTAACATCAATACCCGGATATTGAATGAATATGAACCTGGAAGTGTAGAAAAAGGTAAGGTTTATTTCACTTTAGACAACTCTGAAATCTGGAAGATCATGAAAGATTGTGAGCTCAAGCAATTACAGCCGGGCATCGATATCGGCATCCTTTCTCATAACGACGAGGTGGTGAAAGAGATCATTGGTGGTGGGATTACCACTTATTCTGCCGATTTTTCTTTAATGGGAAGAAGGGTTGCACAGGCGATTCTGAAAAAGGAAAAAGTACAAGAGATCATTCCAACCGTATTAATCAGAAGAAAATCGTTATAA
- a CDS encoding solute:sodium symporter family transporter, with the protein MNPVAFSTFIIITVLVAAISWYKTRKQKITTSAGLFLANRSLTFTAVGSALFFTNISAAEFVGNSESVYLNNMSVMAWGISSVFAMVLVSEFIIPIYLKGAMSTTPDFLENRYDPGTKKLVSFLFLISYVVNLLPIVLYSGAVALNGLFHFSDIWDISYGNSIWVLIWCIGLIGSLYSILGGLKAIVISDLVLGVCMFTGAILLAYFGLRHIGSGDSILGLQTILTTKTEHFNSIGGDKDAVPFSTIFTGMILMNLFYWGTEQVIVQQALASSNLETSQKGIALACVGKLLGPLLFILPGIIAVHLYSNLHNTTEAFSRVVSDVSPPMLSGFIAAVILGAAITSFSPALNSASTLFTLNLYKPFKEKNGKAVTEKDLLRNSRRFEMFAALLSMFIAPLIIFSSGNFYTFMQKMNAAFSIPIFSIMFVGFVTKRVPPIAAKIGLAFCFTGYILTQVVFDTGIHFLHILAILFVLTAAIMLIIGRIFPMEKPYIAQNKQVVDLKPWKNRHWINGLLILIMILLFIVFSKWGLAS; encoded by the coding sequence ATGAATCCAGTTGCTTTTTCTACGTTTATTATCATTACGGTTCTTGTGGCGGCAATTTCCTGGTATAAAACCAGGAAGCAGAAGATCACCACTTCTGCAGGGCTATTTCTGGCCAACCGCAGCTTAACCTTTACGGCTGTCGGCAGTGCCTTATTCTTTACCAATATCAGCGCCGCTGAATTTGTAGGGAATAGTGAGTCCGTTTACCTGAACAACATGTCTGTGATGGCCTGGGGCATCAGTTCGGTATTTGCGATGGTACTGGTTTCTGAGTTCATCATCCCCATTTATTTAAAGGGTGCCATGTCTACCACTCCAGATTTTCTGGAGAACAGGTACGATCCGGGAACAAAAAAGCTGGTCTCCTTCCTTTTCCTGATCAGCTATGTTGTTAATTTATTGCCCATTGTATTGTACAGTGGTGCGGTTGCATTGAATGGGCTTTTTCATTTTTCAGACATCTGGGACATCAGCTATGGCAACAGCATCTGGGTGCTGATCTGGTGCATTGGCCTGATTGGCAGTTTATATTCTATTTTAGGTGGACTAAAAGCAATTGTGATCTCTGATCTTGTACTCGGAGTCTGCATGTTTACCGGTGCCATTTTACTGGCTTATTTTGGGTTAAGACACATCGGCAGTGGTGATTCCATACTCGGTCTGCAAACGATTCTGACCACCAAAACTGAACATTTCAACTCCATAGGGGGCGATAAAGACGCGGTGCCTTTTTCTACGATATTTACAGGAATGATCCTGATGAACTTATTTTACTGGGGAACCGAACAGGTGATTGTGCAGCAGGCCCTGGCTTCGTCCAATCTGGAAACCAGTCAGAAAGGAATTGCATTGGCCTGCGTAGGCAAGCTATTAGGCCCCTTGCTTTTCATTTTGCCGGGTATCATTGCCGTGCATTTATACAGCAATTTACACAATACTACAGAAGCCTTTTCCAGGGTGGTGAGCGATGTCTCCCCTCCAATGCTGAGCGGTTTTATTGCCGCCGTGATTTTAGGCGCGGCCATCACTTCATTTTCTCCGGCACTGAACAGCGCGAGTACCCTATTTACCCTGAACCTCTACAAACCATTTAAAGAGAAGAATGGCAAAGCGGTCACTGAAAAAGACCTGCTTCGGAACTCCAGAAGATTTGAAATGTTTGCGGCTTTACTGTCGATGTTTATTGCGCCACTGATCATTTTTTCCAGTGGTAATTTTTACACTTTTATGCAGAAGATGAATGCTGCATTCAGCATTCCTATTTTCAGTATTATGTTTGTTGGCTTTGTGACTAAAAGAGTACCGCCTATTGCGGCTAAAATTGGCCTGGCTTTTTGTTTTACAGGTTATATCCTCACGCAGGTAGTTTTTGATACCGGCATCCATTTCCTGCACATCCTAGCCATCCTTTTTGTCCTGACGGCGGCTATTATGCTGATCATTGGAAGAATTTTCCCTATGGAAAAACCCTATATCGCACAAAACAAACAAGTGGTGGACCTGAAGCCATGGAAAAACAGACACTGGATCAATGGCTTGCTGATCCTCATCATGATCCTTTTGTTTATTGTATTTTCTAAATGGGGACTTGCCAGTTAA
- a CDS encoding DUF2264 domain-containing protein — protein sequence MNKLKCMFLMVAMLMTSPVVQAQSSKKTKQNQVTAGAQDRQYWAELLYKMSSPVILNLADGTLKKNMPVEVPPGQSTDFFKKVTYLEAVGRTMAGVAPWLALPDDATKEGLMRKKLRLALLKGISNAVDPENPDYLNFRTESQPIVDAAYMAQAFLRAPKALWEPLDDLTKSRIAEEFKALRTRTGAYNNWLLFAGINEAFLLSIGEQPDPARLDFAKRKILEWYQGDGWYSDGPSLSIDYYNSYVIHPMLVDFFKVLSDKKRINTEMYETAVKRMVRYSEFSERIIGPDGTYPPMGRSVTYRTAAFQALGQVALMGKLPAQISPAQVRSGLTAVMHRMFEQCNNFDKAGWLVLGFCGAQPGIADSYTSTGSLYMATLGFLPLGLPADNEFWTAPAADWTAKKAWSGQPFKKDYHVEY from the coding sequence ATGAATAAACTTAAATGCATGTTTTTGATGGTCGCCATGCTGATGACCAGTCCTGTTGTTCAGGCGCAATCCTCAAAAAAAACGAAACAAAACCAAGTGACAGCCGGCGCTCAGGACCGCCAGTATTGGGCAGAACTCCTGTATAAAATGTCTTCGCCGGTGATCTTAAATCTCGCCGATGGCACTTTGAAAAAGAATATGCCCGTAGAAGTTCCTCCAGGCCAATCGACAGATTTCTTTAAAAAAGTAACTTATCTGGAAGCTGTTGGTCGTACCATGGCAGGGGTAGCTCCTTGGCTCGCTTTGCCGGATGATGCGACGAAAGAAGGACTGATGCGTAAAAAACTGCGCCTGGCATTGTTAAAGGGAATTTCAAATGCGGTAGATCCGGAAAATCCAGATTACCTGAACTTTAGAACGGAGAGTCAGCCGATCGTAGATGCCGCCTATATGGCTCAGGCTTTTTTGAGAGCACCAAAAGCATTGTGGGAGCCATTAGATGACCTGACGAAGTCAAGAATTGCAGAAGAATTTAAAGCTTTAAGAACACGTACAGGCGCTTATAACAACTGGTTGCTTTTTGCTGGAATCAATGAGGCTTTCCTGTTGAGTATTGGCGAACAGCCGGATCCCGCACGATTGGACTTTGCAAAGAGGAAAATCCTGGAATGGTACCAGGGAGATGGCTGGTACAGCGACGGACCAAGTTTGAGTATTGATTACTACAACTCTTACGTGATCCACCCGATGCTGGTTGATTTTTTTAAAGTGCTTTCGGATAAGAAAAGAATTAATACGGAGATGTACGAAACTGCCGTAAAACGCATGGTTCGTTATTCAGAGTTTTCAGAGCGGATCATTGGGCCGGATGGTACGTATCCACCAATGGGGAGGTCGGTCACTTACCGAACAGCTGCTTTTCAGGCTTTAGGCCAGGTCGCATTGATGGGTAAATTGCCTGCGCAAATTAGCCCTGCACAAGTGAGATCCGGACTTACGGCGGTGATGCACCGCATGTTTGAACAATGCAATAACTTTGATAAAGCAGGCTGGCTGGTATTGGGTTTCTGTGGCGCTCAGCCTGGGATCGCCGATAGTTATACCTCCACAGGGAGCTTGTACATGGCAACACTTGGATTTTTGCCTCTGGGATTACCGGCAGACAATGAATTCTGGACGGCTCCTGCAGCAGACTGGACCGCAAAAAAAGCATGGTCTGGCCAGCCATTCAAAAAAGATTACCATGTGGAATACTAA
- a CDS encoding SusC/RagA family TonB-linked outer membrane protein — MNLKLTIPNLGYPDLLGKKLLLLLLCLIFYAQGFAQTQLQVTGRVTEQGAGLPNATVRVKGTQIGTKTDPDGKFKITVLENATLVFSYIGFADQEIPVKGKKHLEVQMTEDAGSGLNEIVVVGYGTKKKANLTGAVATISGAELAKSPATNLTNSIAGQVPGLIVNSRGGEPGNDNADVFVRGKSTLGNSGALVVIDGIPDRAGGFARLNPADIESFTVIKDASAAIYGARSANGVILITTKRGKTGQPVLSLGTNWATTEPTRIPKMLNSYQYAQATNEYNALRGEALTWKPEDIELFRNGSDPLGHPNSNWWDAIMKKRALQQNHILSLSGGTDKVSYFLSGQHQQQDGIYKGDAANYKQDQARANIDVKVTDNFKIGVDVSYRNEARNAAKRGYDAGGIFRELWLAYPYLTPVYPNGLVGVGIGGGPDNSMVYITSGEAGYQQFTNSYLQTKTSFSWKLDKVTKGLFVDGYYAYDVTNVKTKSFTKTPPPAYRYDAVKKDYVAVASSIAPSLFEQRGAINEGLLNVKLGYSKTIGDHALEAFVALETFNGKADTISASRSNFLSNSLDQLFAGSLIGQQNNSGAAKSARVNYISRLSYNYKSKYLVDYTMRYDGSQNFPEGKRYGFFPGVSAGWRISQEDFFKSDVLNELKLRASWGRTGNDIVNAFNYLQTYLLGRGYGYSLGSGASQVTSLVLGPTPNPNITWELATTTDIGVESQFFKGRLGVNIDVFRSMRSNILIPRSESVPGYTGLILPKENLGKVLNRGVELEVTHRNNIGNSFAYNVRGNVTFARNKVIFMDEAPNIPDYQRKTGIPVDSWFLYKSNGIYQNQQEIDNSPHPANTAPGDIRYVDVNNDGFINDLDKVRMPLTRTPELMFGLALGASWKNIDCSVFFQGQARAKSYLAPAGLNMVTEFFDDRWQNPGDNTYPRNFNGPTGRTYGVNTLESDFWLRDAAFVRLKNVELGYSLSKPITEKLKIQNARIYVSGSNLFSIDKFGPSFDPEVPNNSGQYYPQQRVINIGANITF; from the coding sequence ATGAACTTAAAACTTACTATTCCCAATTTGGGCTATCCTGACTTACTCGGGAAAAAGCTCCTCCTTTTACTCCTCTGTTTAATTTTTTATGCGCAGGGCTTTGCTCAGACGCAGCTGCAGGTTACTGGAAGGGTAACGGAACAGGGCGCAGGCCTGCCAAATGCAACTGTTCGCGTTAAAGGAACTCAGATTGGTACCAAAACAGACCCTGATGGTAAATTCAAAATTACTGTTCTAGAGAATGCCACTTTAGTATTCAGCTATATCGGCTTTGCCGACCAGGAAATTCCGGTAAAAGGGAAGAAGCACCTGGAGGTACAGATGACAGAAGATGCAGGTTCTGGATTGAACGAGATTGTAGTGGTGGGCTATGGCACAAAAAAGAAAGCAAATCTGACCGGAGCTGTCGCTACAATTAGTGGCGCTGAACTGGCAAAATCACCTGCGACTAACTTAACCAATTCTATCGCTGGTCAGGTGCCGGGACTGATTGTAAATTCAAGGGGAGGGGAGCCGGGAAATGACAATGCAGACGTATTTGTTCGTGGAAAAAGCACATTGGGTAACTCAGGCGCATTGGTCGTAATCGATGGAATTCCTGACCGTGCAGGAGGCTTTGCCAGATTGAACCCTGCCGACATAGAATCCTTCACCGTCATTAAAGATGCCAGTGCCGCAATTTATGGTGCAAGATCTGCTAACGGTGTTATTCTAATCACCACAAAAAGAGGAAAGACAGGACAGCCGGTATTGTCGCTGGGGACAAACTGGGCGACTACTGAACCAACACGTATACCAAAAATGTTAAACTCCTACCAATATGCGCAGGCCACAAATGAGTACAATGCGTTAAGGGGAGAAGCGCTGACCTGGAAACCTGAAGATATCGAATTATTTCGCAATGGATCAGATCCTTTAGGGCATCCAAATAGTAACTGGTGGGATGCGATTATGAAAAAACGTGCCTTGCAGCAGAACCATATCCTGTCGCTAAGTGGCGGGACAGATAAAGTGAGCTACTTTTTATCAGGTCAGCATCAGCAGCAAGATGGGATTTATAAAGGCGATGCAGCCAATTATAAACAAGATCAGGCAAGGGCAAATATTGATGTAAAAGTAACGGATAATTTCAAGATTGGTGTGGATGTATCTTACCGTAATGAAGCCCGTAACGCCGCAAAACGTGGTTATGATGCTGGCGGTATTTTCAGGGAACTATGGCTGGCCTACCCATACCTGACCCCGGTTTATCCGAATGGATTGGTGGGCGTAGGGATTGGGGGCGGTCCGGACAATAGCATGGTCTATATCACCTCCGGTGAAGCGGGATATCAGCAGTTTACAAATTCCTACCTGCAAACCAAAACATCTTTCAGCTGGAAACTGGACAAAGTGACCAAGGGATTGTTTGTAGACGGTTATTATGCCTACGATGTGACCAACGTTAAAACGAAATCTTTTACCAAAACACCGCCTCCTGCCTACAGATATGATGCAGTCAAGAAAGATTATGTAGCAGTTGCTTCCTCGATTGCACCGTCCTTATTTGAACAAAGAGGCGCAATTAATGAAGGATTACTCAATGTGAAACTGGGCTATTCAAAGACGATTGGTGACCATGCTTTAGAGGCTTTCGTCGCCCTGGAAACTTTCAATGGGAAAGCAGATACCATTAGTGCCTCGCGCTCAAATTTCCTGAGCAATAGCCTGGATCAGTTGTTTGCAGGAAGCCTGATTGGTCAGCAAAATAATTCTGGTGCAGCAAAATCGGCACGTGTCAATTACATCAGTCGCTTATCCTACAACTATAAAAGTAAATACCTGGTGGATTATACCATGCGCTATGACGGTTCACAGAACTTTCCTGAAGGAAAACGTTATGGATTTTTTCCTGGTGTTTCTGCGGGATGGCGCATCTCTCAGGAAGATTTCTTCAAATCGGATGTGCTGAATGAATTGAAGTTGAGAGCTTCCTGGGGAAGAACAGGTAATGACATCGTAAATGCCTTTAACTACCTTCAGACTTACTTATTAGGTAGAGGTTATGGCTACTCATTGGGATCTGGGGCTTCACAGGTAACCTCTTTAGTGCTTGGACCAACACCCAATCCTAACATCACCTGGGAGCTGGCCACCACCACAGATATTGGTGTAGAATCTCAATTCTTTAAAGGGAGACTGGGCGTCAACATAGATGTTTTTAGGTCTATGCGCTCCAATATTTTAATTCCCAGAAGTGAATCTGTTCCCGGTTATACCGGCCTGATTTTACCAAAAGAAAACTTGGGAAAAGTATTAAACAGAGGGGTAGAGCTGGAAGTGACGCATCGCAATAATATTGGGAACTCTTTCGCCTACAATGTGAGAGGTAATGTGACTTTTGCCAGAAATAAAGTGATTTTTATGGATGAGGCACCAAATATTCCAGATTATCAACGTAAAACAGGCATCCCTGTGGATTCCTGGTTCCTTTATAAATCAAATGGTATTTATCAAAATCAACAGGAAATCGACAATAGTCCGCATCCAGCAAATACAGCACCTGGCGACATCAGGTACGTAGATGTAAATAATGATGGTTTCATCAACGACCTGGATAAAGTGAGAATGCCACTCACACGTACACCAGAGCTGATGTTTGGACTCGCACTGGGCGCATCCTGGAAAAATATAGATTGCTCGGTGTTCTTTCAGGGACAAGCCAGAGCGAAATCATACCTGGCACCAGCAGGATTAAACATGGTAACCGAGTTTTTTGATGACAGATGGCAGAACCCTGGCGACAATACTTATCCCCGGAATTTCAACGGGCCAACCGGCAGAACCTATGGGGTAAACACGCTGGAATCTGATTTCTGGTTGAGAGACGCCGCCTTCGTCAGGCTGAAAAATGTTGAGCTGGGATATAGCCTGTCTAAACCAATAACCGAAAAGTTAAAGATTCAAAATGCCAGGATCTATGTGAGCGGTTCCAACCTGTTTTCTATCGACAAATTCGGTCCTTCTTTCGATCCGGAAGTACCTAACAATTCAGGACAATATTATCCGCAGCAACGTGTGATCAATATTGGTGCAAACATTACTTTTTAA
- a CDS encoding glycoside hydrolase family 88 protein has protein sequence MRKNLEGLFLKMSEKLAALQQRDGSWHASLLDPESYPSKETSGTGFICYAMAWGMNNQLLPDKKYLPVLNKAWLALTTAVQPDGKLGYVQAQGAAPDKVGYDDTDVYGVGAFLLAGSEMLPLYLNHKEQVLIKEVHNGTAAPKKMLVTLNWSDVAKKIKKKKPKKILVRDGATGEFIPLVMTTVNELPQVLRFSVDVSSGTSRYFQISAQ, from the coding sequence ATGCGTAAAAATCTGGAAGGGCTATTCCTGAAGATGTCGGAGAAACTGGCCGCTTTGCAGCAACGAGATGGAAGCTGGCACGCCAGCTTACTAGATCCTGAAAGCTATCCATCTAAAGAAACCAGTGGCACCGGTTTCATCTGTTATGCGATGGCCTGGGGCATGAACAACCAGCTGCTTCCAGACAAAAAGTACCTGCCAGTGCTGAACAAAGCATGGTTAGCGTTGACCACCGCGGTACAGCCAGATGGGAAGTTAGGTTATGTACAGGCACAAGGTGCCGCACCTGATAAAGTAGGCTATGACGATACGGATGTATATGGCGTTGGGGCTTTCCTGCTTGCCGGGAGCGAAATGCTGCCTTTATACCTGAACCATAAAGAACAGGTATTGATCAAAGAAGTCCACAACGGAACTGCCGCACCAAAAAAAATGCTGGTCACATTGAATTGGTCTGATGTAGCTAAGAAAATTAAGAAAAAGAAACCTAAAAAAATACTGGTTAGAGATGGCGCAACAGGTGAATTTATTCCTTTGGTAATGACCACTGTGAATGAACTTCCACAGGTATTGCGTTTCAGCGTAGATGTTTCCAGCGGAACCAGTAGATATTTTCAAATTAGTGCTCAATAA